GAAGACCAGGTGGTACAGGGTCGGGTCGACGATATCGCGCCCCAGGAAGTCCTTCAGGAAAGCATCGCGCTGGCGCTGCTTCTCCGTGACCATGTCCTGCGCCTGGTCCGCGGAGATCCCGCAGCGGGTGGCCACAGCCTTCACTTTGAAGCTCATGGGTGCGATGATGCGAAAGTGGTAGCAGTTGCCGGTGTTCTGGGTGAGGATGGAAGCACCCCTTCCCACCAGGATTACGTTTCCCTCGGTGGCCAGCGCCACGATCTGGCGGCAGAGCAGGCGGTAGTAGTCCTTGTCGCTTTTCCAGCGCGAGGAGAAACTGGAGAGCATGTCGTCGAGGAAACGGTTCTTGGTGCCCAGGTTGCGCAGGATTCCTTCGGAAAGGTTATGGTCCTTGGCCACCGCGTCGAGCAGGGCCCGGTCCATGACCACCCAGGTCTTGCCGCTGCGCTTCTCGAGGATGCCCTGCAGCCTTTCCGCCACCGGGTACCCCTCGCAGCCGAACTCGCGGGTTATGGTCACCGTCGGGTTGGCCCGCTCCATGCCATGTTCGTGCAGGTTCCTCCGGCCAACCTCCATCAAGCCGTGCAATCGCTGTTCAATCGACGGGATTAAAATGTTGCCCATGATGACGCCCTCCCCTGAAGGATTAACTGCCTCACCCCACATCTTTAATTAGGCCCCCGATTCCGGTCGCAGTCAACAGAAGTGGCGATATTTGTGCTGCCTGGGGTTATCAAAGCGGTGCTGCGTCCCGCCGCTTTTCGGTTATCATTAACGCCATGATGCCACTATGGTTCCCGCTCACCGTTCTCTCCGCCTTCTTCCTCGCCACCAGCGACGCGACCACCAAGCGCGCGCTGACCGGCAGGAACGAGTACCTGGTCACCTGGTTGCGCATCGTCCCCACCCTGCCGCTGTTCCTGGTCGCACTCCCCTTCATTCCGATCCCCAAAATCGGCGACGACTTCTACTTCTGCATCTTCGCGGGACTACCGCTGGAGGCGGTGGCCATTATCCTCTACACCAAGGCCCTCAAGCTCTCGCCGCTCTCGCTCACCCTGCCCCTGCTCTCGCTCACGCCGCTTTTGCTGCTGGTAGTGCCGTACCTCCTCCTGGGCGAAAGGATCTCGCCCACCGGAGGCATCGGAATCCTGCTGATCGCCCTGGGCGGCTACCTGCTCAACACGGGCAGGGGCGAAACCGGGGTGCTCGCGCCGCTGAAAGCACTGGCCAGGGAGAAAGGAGCGCTCTGTATGCTCGCCGTCGCCACCATCTACAGCGTCACTTCCACCCTGGGCAAGCGCGCCATCGCGGCCTCCTCGCCCCTTTTCTTCGCCGGGGTCTACCTCCCCCTCTTGGTGCTCGTCCTCACGCCGCTCGCCTTGTACAAGTCCCGCGGTGAACTGGGCCCGGCGCTGCGCAACGGAACCGCCAAGGCCGTCATCCTCCCTGCCATCTGCTACGCCCTCCAGGCACTCACCCACGTCTTTGCCGTCAACCTCACTAACGTCGCCTACATGATAGCGGTTAAGCGCCTGAGCCTCCTTTTCGGCGTGCTCTACGGCCACTACCTGTTCAAGGAACGCGGCGGCATCGTCTCCACTATCATCATGCTCCTGGGAGTCTTCCTCATCGTTGCCGGAGGATGACGGCGCGCCCCTCTTCGGGCCAAGGCGCCGGCATAACCCCGGAGCGCTCCATGGTCATCGAGCTGTCTCCTTCCACGGACATCACGCGTGCAACATCCTCCCATGCCACCAGTTGCACCACCGCTACTTCCAACTCACCAGCGCCTGCCACTACAAGGGCTACCCGCATGGCTACGTCATCGAGGTGCACCTGCCGATACTGGAGATGATCCTGGAAAAAGGAGCTGTCGGGTTTCTGACTCACGTCGCGGGGCGCACTTTTCAAAAAATTGACCACGCAGGGAATCGCTGACGCCACGCCGCTATACCGTCGATGCGCGCACGGTCAAAAACCGTGCAAGATCAGCAGTATCCCCGGACGTACCGGGGCAAGGGAAGCGGGCGGAGTGGGACCGTGCCCTGCCAAAAGCTTCCGGCCCAGGGATAGTGCCAACGCTGGCATGGCAGTTGCTTCCCTTATTTCTGTTTACCCCGTGTCCACTCATCACCTGCCAGACACGGGGACCAGCAGGCCATCAAACCCAAATGGAGAAATTCATGAGCCAGTTAGTCACCCGCCCCAGCGGCGCGATTGCCGTTATGGAGAATGGACCGCTTGTTTCCGCCATAGTCGTGACCCGGGATCGGGAAGCCCACCTCAGGGAATGCCTTGGCGAGCTGATGGAGCAGACGGTCTCCAGCAGGATGGAAGTAATCGTCGTCGACGCGGGCTCGGCGCAGTGCGAATGGGCAGTGGTGGCGGACCTGCAGCAACGTTACGCGAACCTCACCGCGCTGAAGCTCCCTTCCGGGGCGGTGTGCCGTGGGGTCAACATGGCTCTCAAGATGGCGTCGGGGAGATACCTCACCATCCTTGACGTAACCGATCGCCTCAGGCGCGACGCCTACGAGCAGTTGGCGCTGGTCCTGGAGCAAAACGCAGCGGCCATGGTCGCTTACGGCGATACCTGCTTCACCGCGATCGCCCACGAAAGCTTCGCCAACCACACCAGCTACGGCAAGGTGATCTGGCCTGACTACACCCCTCAGCAGCTCTCCCAGCTCTCCGAAGTGGCCCCTCACCTGCTCTGGCGCAGGGAGGTGCACGACAGCGTCGGTTACCTCCCCGAAGGCTACCCGAACCACGGGCTGCGCGAGTTCCTGCTCAATGTGCTGGAGCGCTTCCGCATCCAGCACATCAACGAATTCACCGGCCTCAAGCTGATTGCCGCCGTCCCGCAATCGGCACCGCAACAGGCGCCGCAACCGGTGGAGGTGCCGAGTGCTCCCGCCGCGGCGCAGGCCGTCACAGCCCCGCTACAGGCGGAGCCCGCCCCGATGCCGACGCCTGGGCCGGTCACGGTGCCGAGCGCCGAAGATGCTTACGCCGCCCTGAGGTCGCAGTTTCCCGCCGACGACATCGAACAGGCTGCCACCATGTTGCGGCAGCACCTTGCCAAGTATCCGCGGCACGCCGTCGCCCACAACGACCTCGCCGCGGTCAGCTACCAGCTCGGCGATCCCGACCAGGCCCTGGTCCATTACCGCGAGGCGGTGGCCCTGGAGTCCGACGAGGACGTCTACCTGAAGAACCTCGCCGACCTCCTCTACGTCGAGACCGGACAGACGGACGAGGCGATCAACATCTACCTGAAACTGCTCGAGAGGTCGCCGCGTGACGTGGAGACCCTGCTGAACCTCGGCATCATCTGCGAGGGGGTCGGACAGCCCAACGCAGCAGAGTCGTTCCTGCAAAGGGCGCTGGAGATTGAACCGGCCAACATGACGGTGCGCGAGCGGCTTTCCGAACTAAGGCAAAACGCGGCAGTACCTGTGGCACCGGCGACAGCTGCAGCACCGGCACCAGCAGCCGAGGAGGAGGACGACCTCACGGCTGAAGACCACTACCTGAACTCGCAGGAACTGGTGAACCGGGGCGACCTCGCTGGGGCCGATCGGGAACTGCAGAGAATCGTGGCACTCTATCCCGATTTCGCGCCGGCCTATAATGACCTTGCCGTACTCGCCTACCAAAACGGTGACAAGGACACCGCCCGTCGCAACTACGAAAAGGCGGCGACGCTGGCCCCGGGCAACAGCACCTTCCAGAAGAATCTTGCCGACTTCTATTTCGTCGAGGGATACGACGTGGACGGGGCCATCAAGATCTACCTGGAGCAGCTCAGGAAAGAGCCCCGCGACATCGAGACGCTGATGAACCTCGGCAAGATCTGCACCATCCTGGACCGGCCGGAGGAAGCCCAGACCTTCTACGGCAAGGTGATCCACCTGGAACCCTGGAACCGCGACGCCCGCGAGTGCCTGGACACCCTGAAGCAGGCCGCCAACTCCTAGCAAGAAGGCGCGCCAAGAAGAGCCCAAAACGCCCGGCGGCCTAAAGGTGCAACCGGGCGTTTTCGTTAGTGAATGCAGTTTTGATTAAAGTTAACAGCGCGGGATGCCGATACGACAGGCGGCTAATGAGCATCTAGCGCGGAGGATGTTATGGCAACCCAGAAGACGGCCTGGGACTACCTGGGCGACATGTTCGACACGTTGACCTCCCAGACCAGCATGAAGGCCCAGGCAGCGACCAGCGCCATGGCCAGCGGCGCCGGTTTTTTCCAGAAGAAGGACTACGCCCGTGCCACCAACGAGTTCAAGCGAGCCATCTCACTGGACCCCACCAACGCCCAGTCCTACAACTACCTGGCCAACGCCTACCTGGCGCAGAAGAAGTACGACGAGGCGATCAAGACCTACAAGAGTTCCCTTTCCCTCGATCCGACCCAGGATTCGGTACACACGAACCTCGGCAACATCTACCTGCAGCAGAAGAACTACAACCTCGCCGAGAAGGAGTTCAAGGATGCGGCACGGTTGAACCCGACCGACACGGTGGCGCCGTACACCCTCGGGCAGCTCTATGTCCAGACCGGGCGCTATGCCGAGGCGGAGACGCAATTCAAGAAGGTCTCCAGGATGGCCCCCAACGACCCCAACCCCTACTACAGCCTGGGAGCGACCTACAACAAGGAAGGCAAATACGCCGAGGCGGTCAAGCAGCTGACCCAGGCGGTGAAGCTGCGTCCCAAGATGACAGCTGCCCACTTCGAACTCGGGGTCGCCTACGCCGCCCTGGGGGACAGCACCAACGCACAGGCGGAGCTTACCACCGTGACCCAGCTTGACGCGACGCAGGGCGCCCTCCTGCAGCAGACCATCGCCCAACCCAAGTTCGTGGCCGCCGGCGGCGGTGATACCGACACATTCACCCCTGCACTCCAGGCCGGTACCGACCTCGGTAGTCTCCTCGGCGTCGACACCACCGGGACCAACATCCAGGCCAAGGAGTTCAGCCTCACCTTCTACTTCGACTCCTCAATGGATGCCAACTCGGTGCAGGACACCAGTAACTGGACCATCACCAAGGCCAGCGGCGGCGCGGCAGGTTACTACAACAACCTCCTGCCGGTGCTCCCCACCGAGGCCTACATCCCGCAGAACCCGACCAGCGTGATTTACGACCCGGAAAAACAAAGCGCCACCGTGACCTTCATGCTGAGCCAGAACTCCACCGGCGACGCCACCATCGATCCGGCGCACATGGTCTTCAAGTTCACCGGCACCGATGCCCGCGGCAAGGTCATGGACCCGACGGCGGACGAATACGCCGGCGCGGCCGACGAACCGTTCTAACTCTCGCGTCAGCATTCGCCGCGCGAGGTGGAAACGCCTCCGGCCACTCGACATGCTTGGCCTGCCGGGCCGCCCCCCCACGCCCCCCGTTACTCTTCTCTAGAGCCCCCGGACAGCCATGACCCGGTCCAGGCAGAGTATTGTGGCAGAAACATTGAAGCCAAAAACATCCCCCTACCGTCGCGGACTATGACGACGCCCCCACCCCGGCCATTAGGTACCCTGCAGGTGGCAGCGAAATGCTGAAACCGGAGCCTCTATCCCGTCCGCCGTTTTCCCCAGCCAGCCTTTCATATTTTTGACATGCAGTCGCGCGCAAAATTTATCTTCGCCATTTCAGGCACATAACACGACAAGCACAGGCCGGCACGCACATTGCTAAGACTGTATGCGATTCTGACCCTGGCACTATGCCACATCAGCATCAAAGCCCTGGAAGGAAGCCGAATCGGCCTGCAGGGATGAACCACCTGAACTACCAACTGCGGCGGCTCCTTGATTAGCCGTATGACGTGGTCCCCTGACAGTGTCCCATCGCGGGATGTCCCCGCATCCAGGCACAACAATGCGCAAGAAGGCACCGGCATGCAGTGAGAGCCGGTATAGAGGGAGAGCAGGAATGTGCGGCATATGCGGCATTATCGGTGAAAGTCGGCACGGCGCTGTCGTCTCGATGGTAAAGGCCCTCAGACACCGGGGGCCGGATGATTTCGGTATTCACGTCGAGACAGGGGCAGCCTTCGGCATGACCCGCCTCGCCATCCTTGACCTCTCTCCCGGGGGGCACCAGCCGATGCTGAGCCATGATGGCAACGTGCTCATCATCTACAATGGCGAACTCTACAACTTCAAAGAAGAGCGGACGATCCTCGAAGGGCGTGGCCATAGTTTCAGATCCCAGTCTGACACCGAAGTCGTCCTGGCGATGTACCTAGAGTACGGCGATGCCTTCCTCTCACGGATGCGCGGGATGTTTGCTCTCGGCATCTACGACAAGCGCCCCGGCACCGGCAGGGAACGGCTACTGCTCGCACGTGACCAGTTCGGCATCAAGCCGCTTCTCTATCATTTGGCCAACTCCCGCCTCGTGTTCGCCTCTGAGATGAAGGCGATCCTCGCCAGCGGATTGGTCCCCAAGAACTTCAACCCCGATG
This window of the Geomonas agri genome carries:
- a CDS encoding cytidylate kinase-like family protein → MGNILIPSIEQRLHGLMEVGRRNLHEHGMERANPTVTITREFGCEGYPVAERLQGILEKRSGKTWVVMDRALLDAVAKDHNLSEGILRNLGTKNRFLDDMLSSFSSRWKSDKDYYRLLCRQIVALATEGNVILVGRGASILTQNTGNCYHFRIIAPMSFKVKAVATRCGISADQAQDMVTEKQRQRDAFLKDFLGRDIVDPTLYHLVFNNARLSAQRIADIMADVVMPTTRD
- a CDS encoding EamA family transporter, with the protein product MMPLWFPLTVLSAFFLATSDATTKRALTGRNEYLVTWLRIVPTLPLFLVALPFIPIPKIGDDFYFCIFAGLPLEAVAIILYTKALKLSPLSLTLPLLSLTPLLLLVVPYLLLGERISPTGGIGILLIALGGYLLNTGRGETGVLAPLKALAREKGALCMLAVATIYSVTSTLGKRAIAASSPLFFAGVYLPLLVLVLTPLALYKSRGELGPALRNGTAKAVILPAICYALQALTHVFAVNLTNVAYMIAVKRLSLLFGVLYGHYLFKERGGIVSTIIMLLGVFLIVAGG
- a CDS encoding tetratricopeptide repeat protein; translation: MSQLVTRPSGAIAVMENGPLVSAIVVTRDREAHLRECLGELMEQTVSSRMEVIVVDAGSAQCEWAVVADLQQRYANLTALKLPSGAVCRGVNMALKMASGRYLTILDVTDRLRRDAYEQLALVLEQNAAAMVAYGDTCFTAIAHESFANHTSYGKVIWPDYTPQQLSQLSEVAPHLLWRREVHDSVGYLPEGYPNHGLREFLLNVLERFRIQHINEFTGLKLIAAVPQSAPQQAPQPVEVPSAPAAAQAVTAPLQAEPAPMPTPGPVTVPSAEDAYAALRSQFPADDIEQAATMLRQHLAKYPRHAVAHNDLAAVSYQLGDPDQALVHYREAVALESDEDVYLKNLADLLYVETGQTDEAINIYLKLLERSPRDVETLLNLGIICEGVGQPNAAESFLQRALEIEPANMTVRERLSELRQNAAVPVAPATAAAPAPAAEEEDDLTAEDHYLNSQELVNRGDLAGADRELQRIVALYPDFAPAYNDLAVLAYQNGDKDTARRNYEKAATLAPGNSTFQKNLADFYFVEGYDVDGAIKIYLEQLRKEPRDIETLMNLGKICTILDRPEEAQTFYGKVIHLEPWNRDARECLDTLKQAANS
- a CDS encoding tetratricopeptide repeat protein, translating into MATQKTAWDYLGDMFDTLTSQTSMKAQAATSAMASGAGFFQKKDYARATNEFKRAISLDPTNAQSYNYLANAYLAQKKYDEAIKTYKSSLSLDPTQDSVHTNLGNIYLQQKNYNLAEKEFKDAARLNPTDTVAPYTLGQLYVQTGRYAEAETQFKKVSRMAPNDPNPYYSLGATYNKEGKYAEAVKQLTQAVKLRPKMTAAHFELGVAYAALGDSTNAQAELTTVTQLDATQGALLQQTIAQPKFVAAGGGDTDTFTPALQAGTDLGSLLGVDTTGTNIQAKEFSLTFYFDSSMDANSVQDTSNWTITKASGGAAGYYNNLLPVLPTEAYIPQNPTSVIYDPEKQSATVTFMLSQNSTGDATIDPAHMVFKFTGTDARGKVMDPTADEYAGAADEPF